Proteins from a genomic interval of uncultured Desulfuromusa sp.:
- a CDS encoding phage portal protein, whose amino-acid sequence MSDSVVAVKPSLLDRTITYFSPVRGAQRMLAKEMMALGGGYIGADKGRRSLMNWITGGGSADADTLSDLPALREHSRDLIRNTPMAAGAVSTIVTSVVGSGLTLQCAIDRELLNLTDEQADAWESATEREFNHWALNCDLRRTLNFYDMQELAFRQMLENGDVFTVLSYKKRPGDLYGLKLSMVEADRVCNENDALDTDKCSGGIQRDDDGAPEYCHILKHHPGNSTYQAKEWDKIPFFGAETGRRNVIHFYNMLRPDQSRGVPLLAPVVEPLKQLSKLTEAELMAAVISSLFTVFIKTENGQGIPGLSGAPAPGPIRPGAPALTKQAPDKDKQPIAMGSGLIVDLAEGESIETANPNRPNGAFEPFFLAIVKEVSVGIEMPYEIVLKVFNKSYSASRGAINEAWRMYLKRRAKLSRGYCDLVYFSWLDEAVASGRRPAPGYFANPLIRQAYLGARWHGPGKGQINELVEAKAVRERTDIGLTSMTEEKAGYDGGDALATHQQRRKEVQRRVDDGLQEPVVAQQQKQEETVE is encoded by the coding sequence GTGAGTGATTCTGTAGTTGCCGTAAAACCGTCTCTGCTAGACCGGACAATCACCTATTTCAGCCCGGTTCGTGGTGCTCAGAGGATGCTGGCCAAAGAAATGATGGCCTTGGGCGGTGGCTATATCGGTGCCGACAAAGGCCGTCGCAGTTTGATGAACTGGATCACCGGTGGCGGCAGCGCTGATGCTGATACCCTGTCCGACCTGCCGGCACTGCGCGAACACTCCCGCGATCTCATCCGCAACACCCCGATGGCTGCCGGAGCTGTTTCAACAATTGTCACTAGCGTGGTGGGTTCCGGTCTGACCTTGCAGTGTGCCATTGACCGTGAACTGCTGAATTTGACTGATGAACAAGCTGATGCCTGGGAATCTGCCACGGAACGGGAATTCAACCATTGGGCATTGAACTGTGACTTGCGTCGCACCCTCAATTTCTACGACATGCAGGAACTTGCGTTCCGGCAAATGCTGGAAAATGGCGATGTCTTTACGGTCCTCTCTTATAAAAAGCGGCCCGGAGACCTCTATGGTCTGAAATTATCCATGGTTGAAGCGGATCGGGTTTGCAACGAGAACGATGCTCTGGATACCGATAAGTGCTCCGGTGGTATCCAGCGTGATGACGATGGAGCTCCGGAATATTGCCACATTCTGAAGCATCACCCGGGAAACTCAACCTATCAAGCAAAAGAGTGGGACAAAATCCCATTCTTTGGTGCAGAAACCGGGCGCCGCAATGTGATTCATTTCTATAACATGCTGCGCCCGGACCAGTCTCGCGGGGTACCGTTGTTGGCTCCCGTGGTTGAACCGCTGAAACAGTTGAGCAAACTCACCGAAGCTGAGCTGATGGCCGCAGTGATCAGTTCGCTGTTTACCGTCTTCATCAAGACCGAAAACGGTCAGGGAATTCCCGGTTTATCTGGGGCTCCGGCGCCGGGTCCGATCCGCCCCGGTGCTCCGGCCCTCACAAAGCAGGCTCCCGACAAAGACAAACAACCAATAGCCATGGGCAGCGGACTGATTGTCGACCTGGCGGAAGGCGAATCTATTGAAACGGCCAACCCAAACCGCCCCAACGGTGCATTCGAGCCGTTCTTCTTGGCCATCGTCAAAGAAGTCTCCGTCGGCATTGAAATGCCATACGAAATTGTTCTCAAAGTTTTCAATAAAAGTTATTCCGCCAGCCGTGGCGCAATCAACGAAGCCTGGCGCATGTACCTGAAGCGGCGGGCAAAGCTGTCCCGTGGTTACTGTGATCTCGTTTATTTCTCCTGGCTGGATGAAGCGGTTGCGTCTGGCCGGCGCCCTGCCCCTGGTTATTTTGCCAACCCACTGATCCGGCAAGCCTATCTGGGTGCGCGCTGGCATGGTCCCGGTAAAGGGCAGATCAATGAACTGGTCGAAGCCAAAGCCGTCCGTGAGCGGACCGATATCGGGTTGACCAGCATGACGGAAGAAAAAGCGGGATACGACGGTGGCGATGCCCTGGCCACCCATCAGCAACGCAGAAAAGAAGTGCAGCGGCGGGTGGATGATGGATTGCAGGAACCGGTTGTTGCTCAGCAGCAAAAACAAGAGGAGACAGTCGAATGA
- a CDS encoding TSCPD domain-containing protein — MTKSPRQRKLTGATYEISTGCGCVYVTCNDQDGQLFEVFAKLGKSGGCGSAIMEGLGRSISIGLRSGVDPADLVKTLQGIQCHRPPSCVDAVAKAVLEHVYSVEK, encoded by the coding sequence ATGACAAAATCACCACGACAAAGAAAGCTGACCGGGGCAACCTACGAAATTTCTACCGGCTGCGGTTGCGTTTATGTGACCTGCAACGATCAGGATGGCCAGCTATTTGAAGTTTTTGCCAAACTCGGTAAAAGCGGCGGCTGCGGATCAGCCATCATGGAAGGGCTTGGTCGATCAATATCTATTGGTTTGCGCAGTGGTGTGGATCCAGCCGATCTGGTCAAAACGCTGCAAGGGATACAGTGCCACAGGCCGCCATCCTGCGTTGATGCCGTTGCAAAAGCAGTTCTTGAACATGTTTATAGCGTTGAAAAATAA
- a CDS encoding terminase gpA endonuclease subunit — MTNTAEQLFDTETITVRSDAAWLPRSVRLRIVRQQSVVKEVKFSKAERKIYRKPKLVPVSEWSEKNRVVTLSSLPGAWRNEATPYLTGIMDASTFPGVQTIIMCKAPQVGGSEIAHNFVGASIDQSPGPVLYVFPDESTARDNSKDRIQPMINSSPRLRSYLTGVQDDTSVMRINLKHMPIYMAWATSPTKLANKPIKTLILDEIDKYPATSGKREADPIALAEMRTNTFSDSRTIWKISTPTVESGNIWVALNKEAQVIFDYWVPCPLCGEMQLMNFDQIKWPKDERDPEKIENNRLAEYACCGCEERLDDEARNTAVKHGHWQARGSQLELFVYLNAHRPKKIGFHIPAWLSRFVSLSEIAADFLRAQKDKTKLKKFMNQRKAEPWVDYTQDRKEDSIMALTDLHRPRGIVPSGEGIQIACLTFGGDTQDVGYYGRITAWEFGMLMKGHLVAEFKVESEAALEEMIYREYQDALGQRWQVQGGFIDTQGHRTSEVYDWTRLHPHILPCQGKSTRGGASVSWSTIDYYPGTKVKIPGGLNLYSIDTIFYKNMLSGKLEIKRDDPGAYLFHSEIDEDYAAQLCVEYRDEKGVWWCPPNKANHYWDCSVYDMAYAHYIGIRTWPVPDVQEQVAAAGGRRIRNQGVTV; from the coding sequence ATGACCAACACCGCTGAACAACTCTTTGATACCGAAACAATAACCGTCCGCTCTGATGCTGCCTGGTTGCCGAGATCAGTGCGCCTTCGGATCGTGCGGCAGCAGAGTGTTGTCAAAGAAGTCAAATTCAGCAAAGCCGAGCGCAAAATTTACCGCAAACCAAAGCTGGTGCCGGTCTCTGAATGGTCAGAGAAAAACCGCGTTGTCACACTGAGCTCACTGCCCGGTGCCTGGCGCAACGAAGCCACGCCCTATCTCACCGGCATTATGGATGCCTCCACTTTTCCCGGCGTGCAAACCATTATCATGTGCAAAGCCCCGCAGGTTGGTGGATCAGAGATTGCCCATAACTTTGTCGGTGCGTCGATTGATCAAAGCCCCGGCCCGGTGCTCTATGTTTTCCCTGATGAAAGTACCGCCAGGGATAACAGTAAAGACCGCATTCAACCGATGATCAACAGTTCCCCCCGGCTGCGCAGTTACCTGACCGGGGTCCAGGATGATACCTCGGTGATGCGCATCAACCTGAAGCACATGCCGATCTACATGGCCTGGGCGACCTCTCCGACCAAGCTGGCCAATAAGCCGATCAAGACCTTGATTCTGGATGAGATCGACAAATACCCGGCCACCAGCGGCAAACGCGAAGCTGATCCGATCGCGTTGGCTGAGATGCGTACCAATACGTTTTCCGATAGTCGCACCATCTGGAAAATCAGCACGCCAACGGTGGAAAGCGGCAACATCTGGGTGGCGCTGAACAAAGAAGCCCAGGTGATATTTGATTACTGGGTCCCCTGTCCTCTCTGTGGCGAAATGCAATTGATGAATTTCGACCAGATCAAGTGGCCAAAGGATGAACGCGACCCTGAGAAAATCGAGAATAATCGGTTAGCGGAATACGCATGTTGCGGCTGTGAAGAGCGGTTGGATGATGAGGCCAGAAACACAGCGGTCAAACATGGTCATTGGCAGGCGCGTGGCAGTCAATTGGAACTGTTTGTTTATCTCAATGCCCATCGACCCAAAAAAATCGGCTTTCATATCCCGGCATGGCTGAGTCGTTTTGTTTCGTTGTCAGAGATCGCTGCCGATTTTTTACGCGCCCAGAAAGACAAAACCAAACTCAAGAAATTCATGAATCAGCGCAAGGCGGAGCCCTGGGTCGATTACACTCAGGATCGCAAAGAAGATTCCATTATGGCCCTCACGGATCTGCACCGGCCCCGGGGGATTGTTCCCTCCGGAGAGGGAATTCAGATTGCCTGCCTGACATTCGGCGGGGATACTCAGGATGTCGGTTATTACGGACGGATTACGGCGTGGGAATTCGGAATGCTAATGAAAGGCCATCTGGTCGCTGAATTCAAAGTTGAGTCAGAGGCGGCTCTGGAAGAGATGATCTACCGCGAATATCAAGATGCTCTCGGGCAGCGCTGGCAAGTCCAGGGCGGGTTTATCGATACCCAGGGCCACAGAACATCAGAGGTTTACGACTGGACCCGGCTGCATCCCCATATTTTGCCTTGTCAAGGGAAATCAACCCGGGGCGGTGCCTCTGTCAGCTGGAGTACTATCGATTATTACCCCGGAACAAAAGTGAAAATCCCCGGTGGGCTCAATCTGTACAGTATTGATACGATCTTTTACAAAAACATGCTGTCCGGAAAGCTGGAAATCAAACGCGACGATCCCGGTGCCTACCTGTTTCACAGTGAGATTGATGAGGACTATGCCGCTCAGTTGTGTGTTGAGTACCGCGATGAAAAAGGAGTTTGGTGGTGTCCACCCAATAAGGCGAATCACTATTGGGATTGCAGTGTTTATGATATGGCTTATGCCCATTACATCGGCATTCGTACCTGGCCGGTGCCGGACGTTCAAGAGCAGGTGGCTGCGGCTGGTGGGCGGAGGATTCGGAATCAGGGAGTGACTGTTTAG